Proteins encoded together in one Bacillota bacterium window:
- a CDS encoding type II secretion system F family protein codes for MGPLQWMAFLVFCAITMLALYIDSGRKGQGKLAERIKHDWRDQVEENLASGNAGIPRGFLKLFERLAKAIMPMHAIDDIKRRLMYAGNPRRITPEEFYSLKLASAAVVFGLTTTLLLISAGTRTFALGIAAGALGYLLPDILLNRLVAKRRKDIERGILSFVDMLALTVDAGLSLNDGINRVCDFYGGELAGEFGRTLKEIQMGRPFSKAFEDLGERNGVDDLRLLTTALIQAEKHGTPIAGVLRDQGKQLRQGRRIRAQEMAQKATVKILIPVVFFMFVPLMVLLLGPAATNLFKALGL; via the coding sequence TTGGGCCCGTTGCAATGGATGGCCTTCCTGGTCTTCTGCGCAATCACCATGCTCGCACTCTACATCGACTCAGGTCGGAAAGGGCAAGGGAAGCTGGCGGAAAGGATCAAACATGACTGGCGCGATCAGGTAGAGGAGAACTTGGCCTCAGGGAACGCCGGGATTCCCCGGGGTTTTCTCAAGCTGTTTGAGCGGTTGGCCAAGGCGATCATGCCTATGCACGCCATTGACGATATCAAGCGCCGGCTGATGTACGCGGGAAACCCGAGAAGGATCACCCCGGAGGAGTTCTACTCGCTCAAGTTGGCGAGCGCGGCCGTGGTGTTTGGTTTGACCACCACGCTGCTGCTTATTAGCGCGGGGACGAGGACGTTCGCGCTGGGCATTGCGGCTGGAGCGCTAGGGTACTTGCTGCCGGACATCTTGCTGAACAGGCTCGTGGCAAAGCGCAGGAAGGATATTGAGAGAGGCATCCTCTCGTTCGTGGACATGCTTGCCCTCACGGTTGATGCCGGGCTCAGTCTCAACGACGGGATAAACCGCGTGTGCGACTTCTATGGCGGGGAGCTCGCGGGCGAATTCGGGCGCACCCTAAAAGAAATCCAGATGGGCCGACCGTTCAGCAAGGCGTTTGAAGACCTCGGGGAACGCAACGGGGTTGATGACCTGAGGCTGCTCACAACAGCCTTGATTCAAGCCGAAAAGCACGGCACTCCGATTGCCGGGGTGCTGAGAGACCAAGGAAAACAGTTGAGGCAGGGAAGGCGAATCAGAGCTCAAGAGATGGCGCAGAAGGCGACGGTGAAGATTCTGATTCCCGTCGTTTTCTTCATGTTCGTGCCACTGATGGTATTGCTGTTAGGCCCGGCTGCGACGAACCTCTTCAAAGCCTTAGGTCTGTAG
- a CDS encoding pilus assembly protein, translating into MKRAKDRKSLGQAMVELALIMPLLVFLLMAIATLGIAVNSKIAVTGAAREAAREYAIYQSVSRMRSRAEEFLIGSVTASEEDIAGHYTVTHRVDGDYVTVTVTYEQPVYVPGLMVLLGGGWMSDRMPLTSSATFKIEPN; encoded by the coding sequence ATGAAGCGCGCCAAAGACCGGAAGTCTCTGGGACAAGCCATGGTCGAACTTGCGCTCATAATGCCCTTATTGGTCTTCCTCCTGATGGCGATTGCAACGCTCGGCATAGCCGTCAACTCGAAGATCGCTGTGACTGGAGCGGCCAGAGAAGCAGCCCGCGAATACGCCATCTATCAAAGCGTGAGCAGGATGCGGAGCAGGGCCGAAGAGTTTCTGATAGGCAGCGTTACTGCTTCCGAAGAGGATATCGCAGGGCACTACACCGTGACACACAGGGTTGACGGTGACTATGTGACGGTCACGGTGACGTATGAGCAACCAGTCTACGTCCCCGGCCTGATGGTTCTCCTCGGCGGCGGTTGGATGAGCGACCGCATGCCCTTGACGTCGAGCGCTACGTTCAAGATCGAGCCCAATTAG
- a CDS encoding AAA family ATPase — LRFHPDIRLVAQITDPQDSIKWAEEFCPDVVIFDEGWGSTALNCGSRIAKGNPNTVVVLGTNAVETETYRRAQAWGFNGLLPKPIQAEKIRELAYGRTDNIRRSGSADREFGAGIRPNVARQEVVVFYSPKGGVGKTTLSINFAAACLGNRGAGLRPVLLDFDLKADVAKMLQMKTFNTVSKWVDYLGKSVERQGLEAITAQHPCGLPIIPGIRSPLDAQDLSPDLVESLLTAVRRYYDVVVVDTGPEIHDASLIAFEMATRIFMVGTVDITTLRNIAETEDQLRVLMVDPGKVSLVMNRLPAKPHISMREIANVLPYPIVARIPEDPQVQMACNDARIAVTDFPDNPFSAAVKKLAGGTLPVLNEPFGPRSFWSFVWPFRRRKKEVA; from the coding sequence CCTGAGATTTCATCCAGATATTCGCCTGGTCGCGCAGATAACCGATCCCCAAGACAGCATCAAGTGGGCGGAAGAGTTCTGCCCCGATGTCGTTATATTCGATGAGGGTTGGGGTTCAACTGCGCTGAATTGTGGGTCCCGAATCGCGAAAGGCAACCCCAATACGGTTGTAGTCCTCGGGACGAACGCCGTGGAGACGGAGACCTACCGGCGGGCCCAGGCATGGGGATTCAACGGTCTTCTACCTAAACCCATTCAGGCGGAAAAGATCCGTGAGCTTGCGTACGGGCGAACGGACAACATACGCAGGTCAGGGAGCGCAGACCGCGAGTTTGGCGCAGGCATCCGGCCGAATGTCGCCAGGCAAGAAGTGGTCGTCTTCTATTCCCCGAAGGGCGGGGTAGGCAAGACCACACTGAGCATCAACTTCGCTGCGGCCTGTCTCGGGAATCGAGGCGCAGGCCTCCGTCCAGTGCTTCTTGACTTCGACCTCAAGGCGGACGTAGCGAAGATGCTCCAGATGAAGACATTCAACACGGTGTCCAAATGGGTTGATTACCTGGGCAAGTCTGTAGAGAGACAGGGATTGGAAGCCATCACGGCGCAGCATCCTTGCGGGCTGCCCATCATCCCGGGGATAAGGAGCCCTCTCGATGCCCAGGATTTGTCGCCGGATCTGGTCGAGAGCCTCCTTACTGCCGTCCGCAGGTACTATGATGTGGTGGTCGTGGACACGGGGCCTGAGATACACGACGCTTCGCTGATTGCTTTCGAGATGGCGACGCGCATCTTCATGGTAGGCACGGTGGACATAACGACGTTGCGGAACATCGCGGAAACCGAGGATCAGTTGAGGGTGTTAATGGTCGATCCAGGCAAGGTTTCTCTCGTGATGAACAGGTTGCCGGCGAAGCCGCACATCAGCATGCGGGAAATCGCCAACGTGCTCCCGTACCCCATTGTTGCGCGGATCCCGGAAGACCCCCAGGTTCAAATGGCCTGCAATGACGCGCGCATAGCGGTCACGGACTTCCCTGACAACCCGTTTTCCGCGGCCGTGAAGAAACTGGCGGGGGGAACTCTCCCCGTGCTGAACGAGCCGTTCGGGCCGAGGAGCTTCTGGTCGTTCGTGTGGCCGTTTCGCCGCCGGAAGAAGGAGGTGGCATAG
- a CDS encoding CpaF family protein, with protein MSRSLVNERLQQSRGASVAGRAVSVRGAEEQHGSSNEMTQGIEDRVRQQLMARVDAQMLSKRDDPAVQIQIRRLLDEAIERESAGLSRMDRARLIERIMDDVFGYGPIQGLISDPAITEIMVNRWDQVYYEKEGRIYKSGVVFRDEQHVRNVIEKIVAPIGRRIDESSPMVDARLPDGSRVNAVIPPLALDGSCLTIRKFGRGLTVSDLIRLETLSQRDVEFLEACVKGKLNMLISGGTGSGKTTVLNVLSSFIPMTERIITIEDAAELRLQQEHVVRLESRPPNIEGKGEVPIRSLVKNALRMRPDRIIVGEVRGGEALDMLQAMNTGHEGSLTTLHANSPRDAIARLEVMVLMAGQELPHKAIREQIASSIDLVLQVARMRDGSRKIVEISEVKDLGEDSQVGIQKVFAFQETGADASGKVNGFLKPTGCVPACLEKMAWHGVKVDTSVFGGNAA; from the coding sequence TTGTCGAGATCACTTGTCAACGAACGATTGCAGCAAAGTCGTGGCGCGAGCGTCGCCGGGCGTGCCGTCTCCGTGCGGGGGGCGGAAGAGCAGCATGGTTCTTCCAACGAGATGACGCAGGGCATCGAAGATAGAGTGCGGCAACAGCTCATGGCCCGCGTGGACGCTCAGATGCTCTCAAAGAGGGACGATCCTGCAGTACAAATACAGATCAGGCGGCTCCTGGATGAAGCGATAGAGCGCGAGTCTGCCGGCCTGTCGCGAATGGACAGGGCCCGCCTGATCGAACGGATCATGGACGACGTTTTTGGGTACGGCCCGATCCAGGGCTTGATTTCAGATCCGGCCATCACCGAGATCATGGTGAACCGGTGGGATCAAGTGTATTACGAGAAGGAGGGACGGATATACAAGAGCGGCGTCGTTTTCAGGGACGAACAACATGTGAGGAACGTCATTGAGAAGATCGTGGCCCCGATAGGGCGGCGGATCGACGAGTCGAGCCCGATGGTTGACGCTCGCTTGCCGGACGGATCGAGAGTGAACGCAGTCATCCCGCCGCTAGCTCTGGATGGTTCATGCCTGACGATACGGAAGTTCGGCAGGGGATTAACCGTGAGCGACCTCATCCGGCTGGAGACTCTGTCGCAACGCGACGTGGAGTTCCTCGAGGCGTGCGTCAAGGGCAAGCTCAACATGCTGATATCGGGAGGCACTGGCAGCGGGAAGACGACGGTGCTAAACGTGTTGTCGTCCTTCATCCCAATGACCGAGCGAATCATCACCATCGAGGACGCCGCCGAGTTGAGGCTTCAGCAGGAGCACGTGGTGCGCCTCGAATCACGCCCGCCCAACATCGAGGGTAAAGGCGAAGTACCGATCAGGTCTTTGGTAAAGAACGCCCTCCGAATGAGGCCTGACAGGATTATCGTTGGCGAGGTCCGGGGCGGGGAGGCGTTGGACATGCTCCAGGCGATGAACACAGGTCATGAAGGGAGCCTAACAACCCTGCACGCCAACAGTCCGAGGGATGCCATTGCAAGGCTGGAAGTCATGGTTTTGATGGCGGGACAGGAGCTGCCTCACAAGGCTATCCGAGAGCAGATCGCCTCATCTATAGACCTGGTTCTCCAGGTGGCGAGGATGCGAGATGGCTCAAGGAAGATCGTGGAGATCTCTGAGGTGAAAGACCTAGGCGAGGATAGCCAGGTCGGTATCCAGAAGGTTTTCGCCTTCCAGGAGACGGGGGCGGATGCCTCCGGCAAGGTCAACGGATTCCTGAAGCCGACAGGGTGTGTCCCCGCCTGTCTTGAGAAGATGGCGTGGCACGGAGTCAAAGTAGACACATCCGTATTTGGAGGGAACGCTGCATGA
- a CDS encoding Flp family type IVb pilin: MVPLISRVWNRMRGRMQDQSGQSMAEYAMILALVVVAILATLTNLGVAIQGVFQNIITKLGG; this comes from the coding sequence ATGGTACCCCTGATTAGTCGTGTGTGGAACCGGATGAGAGGGAGGATGCAGGATCAATCCGGGCAGAGCATGGCTGAGTACGCCATGATACTTGCTTTGGTGGTTGTGGCGATCCTGGCGACTCTCACCAACCTGGGCGTCGCGATTCAAGGCGTGTTCCAGAACATCATAACCAAACTGGGAGGCTGA
- a CDS encoding type II secretion system F family protein: protein MNLNLMAGFVFASVLSLFMGIATVRRKGADKIRAAVRPTIDDFLAEDKSLQVKTKRLSYVKSLESEALKAGLNIKGSHFIVVALLAGSGAFLLALGLTGDWRIAVWATLAGALAPRWWLALQKRRRADAFIKQLDGALGVAVSALRAGASLAQAITQVAEAGIDPVSEEFERVDKAVKLGLTPMEAIQRIRDRVDCPDLDLVVVGTQIMTRTGGNLVQVYENAAEMVRERRAFRESMRAYTAQPRLSAAIVSLVPITMTLLVRALNPNYFAPMWRTAGGKAILIMCFMSIVVGWFVVQRAVSVEVS, encoded by the coding sequence ATGAACCTGAATCTGATGGCAGGGTTCGTGTTCGCCTCGGTTCTGTCGCTATTCATGGGGATTGCCACAGTGAGAAGGAAGGGTGCCGATAAGATCCGGGCTGCGGTGAGGCCGACTATTGACGACTTCCTGGCCGAAGACAAGAGCTTGCAGGTGAAGACAAAGAGGTTGTCCTACGTCAAGTCCCTCGAATCGGAGGCGTTGAAGGCGGGCCTGAACATCAAGGGCTCGCATTTCATCGTGGTGGCTCTCCTCGCAGGCTCCGGTGCCTTTCTTCTCGCGCTCGGGCTTACGGGCGACTGGAGGATAGCGGTGTGGGCGACTCTCGCCGGAGCGCTAGCTCCGAGGTGGTGGCTGGCTCTCCAGAAGAGGCGGCGCGCGGATGCCTTCATAAAACAGCTTGATGGGGCGCTCGGGGTGGCGGTCAGCGCCCTTCGCGCGGGAGCGTCCTTGGCGCAGGCGATCACTCAGGTAGCGGAGGCTGGGATTGATCCGGTATCCGAGGAATTCGAGAGGGTAGACAAGGCGGTAAAACTGGGGTTGACGCCGATGGAGGCGATCCAAAGGATAAGAGACAGAGTGGACTGTCCGGACCTCGATCTTGTGGTGGTGGGGACCCAGATCATGACCAGGACCGGAGGCAATCTGGTCCAGGTGTATGAGAACGCCGCGGAAATGGTGAGGGAGAGAAGAGCGTTCAGGGAGTCCATGAGGGCGTACACCGCTCAACCCAGGCTCAGCGCGGCGATTGTAAGCCTTGTGCCCATCACGATGACGCTGCTTGTAAGGGCGCTGAATCCCAACTACTTCGCGCCCATGTGGAGAACGGCAGGCGGCAAGGCGATTCTCATCATGTGCTTCATGAGTATTGTCGTCGGCTGGTTCGTAGTCCAGAGGGCGGTGTCGGTGGAGGTGAGCTAG